Within Deltaproteobacteria bacterium RIFCSPHIGHO2_02_FULL_44_16, the genomic segment GCACTTGGCATTGCTCGCTCTGTTCGCGAACAAATTGGTCTTCCTCTTGTTTCTGAGGTAACAGATCCACGACAGATTGAGCCGCTCTTGGAAACGATTGATGTTTTTCAAGTGGGAACACGTAATATGTTTAATTATCCTCTTCTCAAAGAACTCGGAAAAATTTCAAAACCGGTTATTTTGAAACGCTCTTTTTCAGCTACGATTGAAGAATGGCTCCTCTCCGCTGAATATATTGAGAGTGAAGGAAATCAGAATATTATTTTATGTGAACGCGGCATTAGAACCTTTGAACCTGCAACCCGTAACACTCTTGATCTTGCCGCCGTCGCTTATGTCAAGCGCCATTCATCACTTCCGATTCTGGTTGATCCTTCACATGGCACTGGTCGACGTGAACTCGTCGAGCCAATGTCACTTGCTGCCATTGCGGCAGGAGCCGACGGATTACTCATCGAAGTTCATCCTAATGCCGAAGCCTCTCTTTCAGATGGACATCAATCCATCGACGGCGATGCATTTATTTCACTCATGGCAAAAGTAGAGCGTATTGGGAAGGCTGTTGATCGTCCGATGATGAGGTTTATGTGAAAGAAGTCATTTCAAAACGGTTTATTGTTACGGGTCCTGCCGCCTGCGGCATCCCGCAGTCTCCGCTGACATGCGGAGACATGCGAAATAGCCTCCGACGTCACCCGAATGATGGAGTTTTGAAATGACTTCTCTCCTCAAGAATTCACCTGATGCGACAAAAATCAAATCGATGTTTAACGCCATCTCGCATCGATACGATCGTGCAAACACAATTCTTTCTGGCGGCATTCATCATCTTTGGAGAAAAAAAGTTGTTGCGTGGAGCGGCGCTTCGCAGGGAATGAATATTCTGGATTGCGCAACTGGAACAGGTGATCTTGCAATTGCCTTTAAAAAGGCAGTGGAATCTGAAGGGAAAGTCATCGGTACAGATTTTTCGTCTGCAATGCTCGCACTTGCTACCGAAAAAGCGTCCAGAAAAGGGATGACAATCCCTTTTGAAGAAGCTGATGTCTTAAAACTTCAATATCCGGAAAATTCTTTTGACATTACGAGCATCGCCTTTGGTATTCGCAATGTGGCTGATCCGATAAAGGGTCTTTCCGAACTTGCTCGCGTTACTCGTCCTGGTGGATGTGTGATGGTTCTCGAGTTTGGTCAGCCAACATTTCCGATCTGGAAAGAATGTTATCAGTTTTATTCAAAGTATCTTCTCCCAAAATTAGGCGGACTCATCACGGGGAAACGTGATGCTTATGAATACCTTCACAATTCCTCAGAATATTTTCCTTGTCGCGAAAAATTTGTAAAACTCATGCAAGCAACAACAATGTTTTCGTCGGTTGAATATCGAAGCCTCACCGGCGGTGTGGCGTGGATGTATAAAGGAATGGTGAAGTAAATTATTTCTTCGCGAATGTCTGTGGAATGTATTCTCGGATCAAAGCTGTGAATTCTGGTGAAGCGATATAGGCATCGACTACTTTTCCTAATGTCAACATAGCATCAAAAAGTTTGAGCGCTCGTGCATCCCCTTGAAGGGATTTTTTTACTTTCGCTTTTAAACTGGTGATTATGTCGGGGCTCACCTGCTGTCCTTCAGCACGATGGATAAAAAATCCCCAATAAAGAGCAGTGCCAACAGGAATACCAAAGCGGTTGCGGTTGAACAGGTTGAAATCTTCCTGATTCATCTTTAACGCGTTGGCAAAATGCTTCGACCATTCTGCTCGGTCCTGATCAATAAAGGAAGAATTAATGTGTTGAAAAAATGCCACATCTCCCATTTCTTCAATCGTATACTGAGTATCATACTGGGTGGCACCGGCGAAACGTGGATTTGCTTGCGACCATTCAAGGACTTCTTGCATTACAGAAGCAGCATGACGGTACTTTGGATCTTTCACAGCGCGAGCAAGGATAAGATCTCGAAAGAGCTTGTACCCGCCATCCACTGCGGCTTTTAGATAAAGACCATGTCCTCTTTCATGAACACAATCTCCGGCAGCATTATCAAGCGATTGAGAAAAATTCGCATAAATAACTTGCGTCAGTTCATGAGTGTCTCTTTTTACTGTTGAAGTATGTCTAAAAGGCGACCACCACTTAAGAGCATAAAGATAAGTACTGGAGGCTGAACCGCAATATTGTGCAATCTCAGAAAAACGTTCCGGGGTTGCACCAGAAAGAGTTGCGTCTGTAATCACTTGCCAAAGGTTTTCTTGATCTGAATAAATTCCAACATTCGATTCAGGGGTAAGTCGTATCCAGCCATTTGCCATGGCTTGTTCAATATGACGATAATTTTGCAACCAAAGCTCATTTGGTTGAAAACGTTTAAATGGCAGTTCAAAACCGCTGTTCGCATGGAAACGCTTTGTATCCAGCTTTGAATAAATGGTCGCTGGATCGATATCATTATTTGGTTTTCCAGAAACACTTTCACTCGCATCCCAATTTTCTAAAGTACGCAAAAGATTTTTAGCTACCTGTGCATCAAACGTAAACACTCCAGCTTCTGTTGAATACGTCAGTTCAGCAGACGACTGCGTTGTGCGAAGAAAAGCATACAATTCATTAATAGTATGAGAATTCAGAAGATAAAGCCTTTGATCACTATAAACGGTACTACCAGCCATGGGAAGCCTCGTAAAGAACTTATGATCCTTTTTGTATCGGAGAGAAAGAGGAAAAGTTGCGCAGGAGGAGAAGCCCTATATAATTCGATCCAATCGTTGCCATAAGAGGTGATCCGCAAGAACGAGCCAGGTCATGGCCTCACAGACAGGAAGTGCTCGTGGGACAATGCAAGGGTCGTGGCGACCTTTTTTGGCAACATCGAGCACAGATGCCGGAGGTTTGAAGGCAACGCGAACAGAAATCGGTTCGCCTGTTGTAATCCCTCCACGAATTCCACCATAGGGAGATTCTGTTTCTCCTCGTCGATGAAACTCTGATCCTTCTGCTGATGCAGAAGCGAAACCATCTCCAATTTCTACGGCCGACGTTGCGCCAACACTCATATATGCCGATGCCAGATCTGATTTGAATTTGTGGAAAACAGGTTGTCCAAGACCTTTTGGAGCTCCCGCAATCGTAAGATCAACCACTCCACCATAATTTTTCCCCTCTTCCTTTGCTTGCAAGAGAAATTTTTCAACTCGTCCTGTGAAATGATTTTTTTGCTCTTCGGGAGTCAATGTCAGTGGACCAATTTGGGTGATCACTCCTTGAATTAAAATTTCTGGAGAGATTGTTTGCACAAACATCTGTGCTATCGCTGCTGCCATTACGCGCGCTCCTGTTTCACGACCTGAAGCTCGTCCTCCACCGCGATAGTCAGCATGACCAAACTTCTCTTGCCACACATCATCTGCGTGTCCTGGCCTCGGATTGTTTTTTATCTTCTGATAATCTTCAGAACGAGCATCTTGATTGCGAACAATTATTGCAATCGGTGTTCCCAAAGTTTTTCCTTCAAACATGCCACTTAAAATTTCAGGAATATCCGATTCATTTCGAGATGAAACCACTGAACTCGATCCAGGTCGACGGCGCTGCATCCATTCGTGAAGCAACGTTTCGTCAAATAAAACTCCTGCAGGACATCCATCGATCACAACGCCAAGTGCGATCCCATGACTTTCACCAAACGTGGTAATGCGAAAGTGTTGTCCGAAAGAATTAGCGGGCATATTCTCTCCAAAACTCTCTCTGTCCTTCTGCTTGTTTCTGAAACATTGTCATACCCGATATATACGCTGCTCCGATTCGCTCCGCATAGTCAAGGCCTGGAGAAAAGTCGTGATAATGAAGATCAACGACGTGCTTTGGCTTCCAAGAAAGAGGCGGATGTGATCCTTCATGTCCAGTTGCCCAAAGAATAACATCAGGCTTTTCAAGATGAGTTCCCTGCTTCAACTTTCCAGTTCGCGAAGAATAAAAAGATGCGTCTGGAAGAAAATGTTGAAGCATGGGAAGAAGCGAACCCCCGCCCCAGACAACAATATTTTTTTTGTCTCGGATGTCGGAAATAAGAACTTCAAATCCCAGATAATCTGTATTTATACCCAGCCATTCTTGTGTGACATCATTCCACATAATCGTATTTATTGATGAGAATGTAGGGGCGCACGGCCGTGCGCCCCTACAAAGCATCGCTGCTTTATACTTCAATGGCGATGTGACAGCGGCATAGCGTAAACCAAATTTCTGCAAAATATCCAAAGCGCCACTCTTCCAATCATTTTCAGTCATACGAATACGAAAAACAGGAATTTCTTTGGATGCAAAAAATTCAGAATGCTCTGCGGGAGTAAAACTGTGCGCAACAGGATCACCAAGAACTGCGGCAAATATTTTGGCATGAGGCGGCCGCCTCACCCAATCTAAGAGAAGCGGCTGATCAAGCGCGCTCCACTCATCCTCTCGAATAAAATTGAGCTTCATCTGATATCGCAGCAGACGATACCATTGCCACCGTCCATCATCTGATCGCGGTAAAAAGGAACGGTTGTGAGGATCCTTTTGCATCCATTCATCCCCTTCAAGAAGTTCTTGAAAGGAGTGAATTTTCACGGCCAATTTCAATGGTTTCTTCGCATTATTCGTGGCTTCAAGATGAGCAAGAACATCTGATAAGGTCTCTCCCTCATCTCGATGATGCAGGTCATGCACACTCTCTGGAAAATGAAGCTTCCCTTCTGGAACATGTTTCAACAGCCACTCTTTTTGTTCAGAAGTTAAAAGATCATCGCGCAGTTCAAATGCATCGATTCCAAACTGAAGACGATCATTCAACCATTGTTGATCTAATTTTTGGTTCGGCAAAATCGTTATCATGCCACCCACATTCTTTAATTGATGAGAGAAAAAGTTTTTCTCTTCGTTGTTTGGACGATTGAATCCTTCAGGAATCGTGAGAATCTCATGCGACTCAGAACGATAACGATCTTCTCGCGAAAGAAAACGCTCACGATACGTAGCAAGTTCACTTGCCTGAGGATTCAAACGCGGGCGTCCAGGAATAATATGTCCATATTTGTCGGTTTCACGTCGAACCCAAAGAACACGAACATCTTGTGGAAAGTCTCCTTCAAAACCTGCACCGATTGAAATATAAAGCGGCTTCTGTTTTTCAGAAGCAAGAATTTGTTCAAAGTATTTTTTTTCCAATTCGCGAAACTTTTTTTCTCCCTGCCGAGAAAAAATATCATTGATGGGGCCTTCGGCCTTTTCGATCACTTCGTCCAGATCAACCGTTGTCGCATGTGGAACATACGACTGAATTCTTCTCAGAAGCGATGTCTTCCCCGCCCCCCGATGTCCGATGAGAATCGTGATCATGATGGTCCAAAGGGGTCAAGTCTTGACTTTTCACTTTTCAATTCACAATCAAGTCGTTTCCAGCGCCCATCTTTTTCTATCTTGAACCGATCGATATTGATAAGGCGCGAAACCTGGGAGGGATGAATGTGTCCGACGATATGTCTCATTTTCTGATAACTTAAACCTAATTCTTGTCGGAGAGCTAAAATAAAAGTCTTTCGCCAAAAACGGGCATCTGATCCTTTTCCTCTTTTCATTGTTCTCCAAGAAAGTTGAGAAAGAGTACAAACCACTTTTCTGATTTGCAAAATCGATAATATCCGAGGCTCTTGCAATCGAACAACAACTTCGGAATCAGAACGAGGTGATAGATAATTCTGTGTAATCCATTCTTGATAAGAATCTTTGCTCAAAATACTCGGCCAACGAGTTCCGTCCAAAGTTGCTCGAAGAGTTTCAGGAATTCCAGCAGCGATAAATTGCACAAGCTCGCGTCGTGCTTTATTCTGTCGCTGTCCAAATCGCTGCAAAATGATGTCAGTAACAAGACACTGCGGTTTTTTTGATCTGCCTAAATAATACGGAAAGCTCGACCATATATAATGATGCGCCTTTGAAGTAAGATTTGCCTTTGCGGGATTGAGATGGATATAGCGCACAAGCTCATCAAGATAAGCATCTTCTTCAACGAGGATCGCCTTAAAACGTCCCCGAAAAAGCGACGCGTCTCGATTCCAGCGCCTATTGTATCGCTGTGTATAGACGCCGTTGATGTGACGCATGACCCGAGATAAATTCGCAAGCGGTGTTCTGATTAAGAGATGATAATGATTTGGCATCAGGCAGTAAGCATGCACTTCTGATTTCCACATGAGTGATGTTTCACCAAGGAGAGTTAAGAATGCCGTATAGTCTCGAGCATCACGAAAAATCTGCTGCTTTCCCGCGCCGCGATTCATCACATGATACCAAGCGCCTGGATATTGAACACGAAGTGGGCGAGACATAGATCATGTCTATTCGAGAGAAATGAAAAGTCAAGACTTGACCCTTCGACATTGGCCACGACCAAAATGTAGTGGAATGCTTAAACTTTTAGTCCAACTTGGCTAGACTTGTCGCTATGGCTTCCCCAAGTGCAAAGACGTCAAAAAATTGTTGAATACCACCCGTAACTCTTAGCTCATCTGTTCGTGGCGTACAAGTTAAGTCAATAAAAGGTACTACGATTATATCTGAAAAAAGGAAAACACGGCCCCCAAAAGCAAGCGTCGTTTGGTCACCAAATTGCACCCCTACTTTTGGCTGAACACCTAACGTTAAATTTGTGCCGTAATCTGTTAAAGTATAGGTGGGGGCTGCCGTAAACACGCTATTCCTTCCCAGATTTAGATCTAAATTGAATAGTAGTCCATGCCGCACAATCATCCCTTCAAATTCTCCTTCTGAAACACTCAATTTTTCCATAAGACCAAGGCCAAAGTTAACTTGGACCGCTGGATTATTCTGCCCTTTAATTTCATCTGAGTACCCAAATCCTGCGAATCCAATTGCTTGCACTGGCTGCGTCATAAAAACCTCCTCTTGAACCCCTTCTATTCCTATTTTCGACTATTCTTAGAATTTGTTGTGTGAAATTTTTAAAATTTTAGGCATTGTTGTTGCAATAAAGTAAAAGTCAAGACTTGACCCCTTCACGATATCATCGATAAGAAGAGTGATCATAAATACTCCTTCGCAATCTCTAAAAATTCTGGAAAACTTTTGCGCACACATTCTTTGTTGTGAACCTTTATCTTATGGCCAGCGGCATTCGCAATTGCCGCCGCCATAACTAATCGATGATCGTCATCAGGATCGAATTCAACTGCCTTAGCGCCAAAGGCCATACCTTGGCCCATGATATCAAGTCCGCTATCTCTACGTCGCGTAGGACATCCCATTTTCTGCAACAGCTGCGCTGTTTTGAGAATACGATCTGATTCTTTATGTGCAAGATGTGGAGCTCCCACAAGCGATGAAGTCCCACGTGCAAGACCACATAAAATCGCTGCAATCGGAAAAAGATCGGGAGTATTTCGAAAATTCCAGCGTAAAGGAGATAACATTTTCGTTTTTTGCCTCACACAAAGTTTATCGCCATCTATAGCAACATTTGCTCCGAGTACTTTGAGAAGTTCTGGAAAAATACGATCTGGCTGAAGACTCTCGTGAGGATAATTTTGAATAATCGCTTCTCCTGCAACCGTTGCAAGTGAACAGACCGCAAAAGCACTACTTACATCTGATTCAACAGAATATGTTCCTGCCAGCGGTGTTTGCTGAGCAGCCAAAATCATTTTGTTGGAATCGAATTGAAATTTCATTCCAGCACGTTTCGCAAGTTCAATGGTCATGGCAGTATATCCTTCTGAAACAGCATCTCCGGAGGGAAGAAGATGCAGATCAAAAGGAAGCTGCCATGCATTAAGAATGACAGCTGAGAGAAACTGACTTGAAACATTTGTCTCAATACGAAGTGGAAGAGTTGGCTGCTTCCATCCTTCCGAAATCACCATCCATGAATCTTCTGTGATCTGAACAGAAACACCAAGGTGCCTCAAAATACTTTGTACAGGTTCATGAGGACGACCAAGAAGACGAGATGTACCACGAAGAAGATGCTTTCCTGGAATGCGCGATGCTGCAAGCACAAGATGCCGGAACACAAAAGCTGCTGCTCCACAGTCAATCGGAGTATTTGCTTTTAAGGATTCTAATCCTTTTCGCATCAACAGCACATCATCACACTGCGAATCCCCTTCAATTTGAAACTGTGCTGTCATTCCCGCGAAAGCGGGAATCTCATGAAGTTCAGGAGATCCCTGCTGGAGTTTACCCCCGAATGTCTTAGGCGGGGGCAGGGATGACATAACAGAATTCATATTCGAAAAATAATATTGAATCAAAAGAAGTCGATTGAGCATCGACTTCGATGCCGGGAGTGAACCGTGATAAGAAAATGTCATTCGACCCATCCTTGTCTTTTGGCTTCTTGCGCAATCTCATCTACGGAAACTGGTTTCAGAATTGGTTGTCCGATTTTTTTCAAAAAGACAAATGTGAGTTTATCGTTTGAGAGAGATTTTTTGTCGCTGAGAAGAAGTTGACGAAAAGTTTTTTCTGGGATTTTTTCAATGCGCTTCGGAAAAAATTTAATCAAAGACTTTTCGAGAAGATTTTCTACCTCACGCATTTGAGATAAATGGAACTTCAGCTTGCTCCACTCAAGTGCAAAACGAAGACCATTTGCTACTGCTTTTCCGTGAGACCAACCGTAGTACGTTTCAAAAACATGTCCGACAGTGTGACCAAGGTTGAGCACTTGTCGTGGTCCTGTTTCGTATGGGTCAGCATTTACAATGCGATATTTTGCTCGAACCGCTTCATTCAGAAAGGCACACATTATCTGAGAAATCGCTGCGCCGCTGCGACGTTCCTCGTCAGCACCCGCGAGGTGTTTAGCGGGCGCGCGCGAGGATCGAGCAGACAGGCGCGCTGCATCGAAATTGGCATTGGAAAGAAGTCGATTGACCCATTCACTCCCATCAATCAGCGCGATCTTCACGAGTTCTGCCATAGCTTCCTGCGCAAGCGCTTCACGTTGTGTTTCTAAAAGTTCACGGACAATAAAAATTTTCTTTGGGGGATAAAATGTCCCAATCTGATTCTTGACACCGCCGACATTCAGCGCTGTCTTTCCCCCATGCACGGCATCGATAGCGGCAAGCCATGTGCTTGGAATATGGATGAGCCGAACTCCACGCTTCAACACACTCGCCACAAATCCGCCAAAGTCACAAACTGATCCGCCTCCAATGCAAACAATCGTCAGATCCTTTCGCGAAAGAGAGTTCGTGAGTCGAACTATTTTTTGAAGATGATATGAAAAGGACTCAATCGATTTGAGCTTCTCTCCGGCAATAACTGGATATCGAAGTGGAAACTGTTTCATCCAAGAAGAAAAACCCTTGATACACGCCAAAAGTTTTTGGTCAAAAATGAGCAACGGCTTTGGGCCTAATTTTTTGGGTACTGGTAAGGTAAGGCAATGATAAGTGTTATTCATTTTGTGAGAAGTCATTTTAAAACTTTTTATCCCATTGCTTGCGCGAAGGGGAAACTCGCAGAAGGTATCGCGGAAGCGATTTTCTCAAACGGGATATGATCAACAAAATCGCTGAGCGTAAGCGACCGAGACGGGATGACCCGGATCGGGACGCGGCCTTCGAGAGTTTTCGCTGAGGAGCAAGCAATCAATACATTGTTCATTCATTGCTAGCATACTTCCGTTCAACATAATCTTCCACGAGCTTTTTAAACTCTGTCATCATCTGCGGACCTTCGAGCGTTGTCACTTTCGCGCCATCGATAAACACCGGCGCTTTCGGATGTTCTCCGGTTCCTGGAAGTGAGATGCCGATATCTGAATGCTTTGATTCACCAGGACCGTTCACAATACATCCCATCACCGCAATACGAAGCTGTTCAACACCTTTGTATCCTCTCTTTTTCCACTCCGGAAGTTTCGCATCAAAAAATTGTTCCATATCGAGTGCCATTTCTTGGAAAAGCGTGTTTGTTGTACGACCACATCCAGGACATGCGGTAACAGACGGCTTAAATTGTCGCACACCAAGCGATTGCAAGATGTACTGACAAAGTCGAACCTCTTCTGTGCGCGATGCACCTGGTTGAGGGGTCAGTGAAACACGAATGGTATCTCCAATCCCCTGCTGCAATAAAATCGAAAGAGCTGCAGATGATGAGACTGCTCCCTTAAAACTCATACCAGCTTCCGTAAGCCCTAAGTGCAATACATGATTGCACTTGCTGGCCAGTATTTCATAAGCTTTCACCATATCTTGCAGCACACTCATTTTTACGCTGATCACAATTTTATCGTCCGACATTCCATACTCATTCGCCATCTTCACAGAACTGAGCGCACTCTCCACCATGGCATCGATCATAATGTCACCCGCTGCTTTCGGGTGGGCCGCTTTCGTATTCGAATCCATCAGGCGGATTACAATTGATTGATCAATGGAACCCCAGTTCACGCCAATGCGCACAGGTTTGTTATTTTTCAGCGCGACATCAATCATCTGCTTGAAATTTTCATCATGCTTTTGTCCAAAACCGACATTGCCGGGATTGATGCGATACTTATCGAGCGCCTGAGCACAATCGGGATATTTTGTCAGAAGCGTGTGCCCATTATAATGAAAGTCACCGATGAGAGGAGTTTCATAATTTTTCGCGAGAAGTTTTTCTTTAATGTGAGGGATTGCTTTGGCAGCATCGTCAACATTGACCGTGAGGCGAACAAGCTCAGAGCCGGCATCTGCAAGTTCGATAACCTGTTTTACAGAACCTTCAATATCAGCAGTGTCAGTGTTTGTCATTGACTGTACAATGACCGGATTTTTTCCACCGACTTTTACATTTCCAATCGTAACTTCGTGACTATGTCGTCGTGGTTTCATATTATGACTCCTTATAAAATAGAATTCTGTCATTCCCGCATGTCTTAAGCGGGAATCTCATGAGATCCCCGCCTACGCGAGGATGACATACTACGATAACTTTTCACTGATAAAATAAACGCGATCATAAAAAATCCTGCAGCAACATAAAACGGCATGGACATACCGACTCGATCAAATAAAATACCTGCGAGAAGTGGTCCCACAATACGACCTAAACTTCCTGCAGACTGATAAACTCCCATCGTCGCTCCCTGCACTCTACTTTCAACTGTTTTAGATGTCAGCGCAGAAAGGGAAGGAGTGACAAGCGCATATCCCACCGCATGAAACAGTAAAGCGACGACAAACCAATGTACGGTGGGGCTTAGCATGGCACCCACGAGTCCGCAAGTCATGAGGAGAGCTCCAGTTGCCACCAAAAAACGTTCTCCAAAGTGTGCCACAAGAGGACCAATCCCTCCTCCCTGAATAGCGATCATGCAAACTGCCATCATCGCGAGGATCACTCCTGCATGCAAAGCATCGAGCCCGAAGCGAGCTAAGAGATAAAGAGCAAACGAAGTCTCAAGTTGGGCGATGCCCATGGTCATGAGAAAAAAAAGTCCAATGAAAAATCCAACCTGACGAGAGGTAACGGTTTCGATCCAATTGCGAAACGTAAAATGATGTCGATGCGCAGTGCGTTCTTCGAGAGTGAGTTTTGGCTCTTCCAGTTTCAAAAAAGCAAAAAGAAAATTGATGGCAGCGAGCGCTGCGGCGACAAGGGCTGGAACATGATATCCCCATTTTGAAAGCAAACCTCCAAGCGCTGGCCCGAACAGAAACCCCAGTCCAAATGCAGCGCCGATGAGCCCCATCCCCTTCGCGCGCTTTTCAGGAGGCGTAATGTCAGCAATATAGGCAGATGCCGCCGAAATATTTGCTCCAAAAAGTCCTGCGAAGAGACGCCCGATAAAGAGCCAGAGGAGCGACCGCGCAGATCCGAGAATCAGAAACGAGATCGCAATACCGAGAATGCACGTGAGCAGCACGGGCCTTCTGCCGATCCGATCAGAAAGTCGCCCCCAAAACGGAGAAAAAAGAAACTGCATTCCGGAATAACAGACCATGAGCCAACCAAGCTCAGTCGCACTCGCGCCAAAAATCTTTGCATAATACGGAAGCACCGGAATCACGATCCCAAAACCGACAAGATCGAGAAAGACGACCAAAAAAATGAGTGAAAGTGATGTCTTACGCATGATGGTAAGGCGCGGCTATAGATGATTGAGAAAAGGAACGCAAACTTCAAATGCTGTCGAAATTTTTTACGCTATTTCCAACTCCGCAAGAGGTCTATTGAATTTTGTCATCAGAGTTATTAAGGAAGACCGCTCATGTCTTCTGTATTCAAAAATATCTTCCCCCAAGAAAACAAACCCATTCGCACCATCAACGGCCTTTATGGATCTGCGCGAGGATATGTGCTGGCAAAAGCATGGGAAGAACATCCGCAACATACTTTTGTCGTCATCCTTCCCACAGAGACAGATGCCCAAGCGCTTCTTGATGATGTCGCTCTTTTTCTCCCTGACAAATATCGTCAGCGTTTCTTTCTTTTTCCCGAACTCGACGTGGCTCCTTATACACAAATGGATCCTGATGTGATCCTTCAGGCACGCCGTCTTGAAGTCATGGAGAGACTTTTACGAAAAGAGCCATCTCTCATTGTTGCCTCAGCCCAAGCCGTGATTCGGAGGCTTCCGCCTCTTTCATTTCTCGGCAACACCATTCGTTCGATTCAGAAAGGCGAACTGCTGAAGCGTGATTCTTTTTTGGAAGAACTTCTCGAACTTGGATACGAAGAGAGTCCTCTTGTCGATGAACGCGGAACACTTGCCAAACGAGGAGCGCTTGTCGACTTCTGGCCACCTCACCTTGCTTCGCCAGTTCGACTGGAACTTGAAGATGAACTTAT encodes:
- a CDS encoding bifunctional demethylmenaquinone methyltransferase/2-methoxy-6-polyprenyl-1,4-benzoquinol methylase, whose protein sequence is MTSLLKNSPDATKIKSMFNAISHRYDRANTILSGGIHHLWRKKVVAWSGASQGMNILDCATGTGDLAIAFKKAVESEGKVIGTDFSSAMLALATEKASRKGMTIPFEEADVLKLQYPENSFDITSIAFGIRNVADPIKGLSELARVTRPGGCVMVLEFGQPTFPIWKECYQFYSKYLLPKLGGLITGKRDAYEYLHNSSEYFPCREKFVKLMQATTMFSSVEYRSLTGGVAWMYKGMVK
- a CDS encoding 3-deoxy-7-phosphoheptulonate synthase encodes the protein MVKSTRVVQVGGVRIGGKELVVIAGPCSIESEAQFLQAGKTAKSGGAHLLRGGIYKLRTHPQSFQGLGEAALGIARSVREQIGLPLVSEVTDPRQIEPLLETIDVFQVGTRNMFNYPLLKELGKISKPVILKRSFSATIEEWLLSAEYIESEGNQNIILCERGIRTFEPATRNTLDLAAVAYVKRHSSLPILVDPSHGTGRRELVEPMSLAAIAAGADGLLIEVHPNAEASLSDGHQSIDGDAFISLMAKVERIGKAVDRPMMRFM
- a CDS encoding 4-hydroxy-3-methylbut-2-en-1-yl diphosphate synthase — encoded protein: MTEFYFIRSHNMKPRRHSHEVTIGNVKVGGKNPVIVQSMTNTDTADIEGSVKQVIELADAGSELVRLTVNVDDAAKAIPHIKEKLLAKNYETPLIGDFHYNGHTLLTKYPDCAQALDKYRINPGNVGFGQKHDENFKQMIDVALKNNKPVRIGVNWGSIDQSIVIRLMDSNTKAAHPKAAGDIMIDAMVESALSSVKMANEYGMSDDKIVISVKMSVLQDMVKAYEILASKCNHVLHLGLTEAGMSFKGAVSSSAALSILLQQGIGDTIRVSLTPQPGASRTEEVRLCQYILQSLGVRQFKPSVTACPGCGRTTNTLFQEMALDMEQFFDAKLPEWKKRGYKGVEQLRIAVMGCIVNGPGESKHSDIGISLPGTGEHPKAPVFIDGAKVTTLEGPQMMTEFKKLVEDYVERKYASNE
- a CDS encoding chorismate synthase; the protein is MPANSFGQHFRITTFGESHGIALGVVIDGCPAGVLFDETLLHEWMQRRRPGSSSVVSSRNESDIPEILSGMFEGKTLGTPIAIIVRNQDARSEDYQKIKNNPRPGHADDVWQEKFGHADYRGGGRASGRETGARVMAAAIAQMFVQTISPEILIQGVITQIGPLTLTPEEQKNHFTGRVEKFLLQAKEEGKNYGGVVDLTIAGAPKGLGQPVFHKFKSDLASAYMSVGATSAVEIGDGFASASAEGSEFHRRGETESPYGGIRGGITTGEPISVRVAFKPPASVLDVAKKGRHDPCIVPRALPVCEAMTWLVLADHLLWQRLDRII